The Myxocyprinus asiaticus isolate MX2 ecotype Aquarium Trade chromosome 31, UBuf_Myxa_2, whole genome shotgun sequence genome has a segment encoding these proteins:
- the LOC127422580 gene encoding diacylglycerol kinase delta-like isoform X1 — MAAAVGAAAAEAESSDSEPEQEHGSPQKLIRKVSTSGQIRSKLCMFSWSCANCPVLTETHISMKTILKEGKLMKQTNFQRWRRRYFKLRGRTLYYAQTSKSIIFDEVDLTDASVAESSTKNVNNSFTVITPCRRLILCAENRKEMEEWIAALKSVQNREHFESTQFSMDHFSGMHNWYACSHARPTYCNVCREALSGVTSHGLSCEVCKFKAHKRCAVRATNNCKWTTLASIGKDILEDEDGISMPHQWLEGNLPVSAKCTVCDKTCGSVLRLHDWRCLWCKAMVHAGCKDQLSLKCPLGQCKVSVIPPTALNSIDSDGFWKATCPPTCTSPLLVFVNSKSGDNQGVKFLRRFKQLLNPAQVFDLMNGGPHLGLRLFQKFDTFRILVCGGDGSVGWVLSEIDTLTLHKQCQLGVLPLGTGNDLARVLGWGSACDDDTQLPQILEKLERASTKMLDRWSIMVYETKFPRQHSSSTVTEDCSEDSEVQHILTYEDSVAAHLSKILTSDQHSVVISSAKVLCETVKDFVARVGRAYEKNTESSEESDAMAKKCGVLKEKLDSLLKTLNEEAQATSVMPAPPPTIAEEQDEGEGEVLAPPTAPPTVIPCSPRPTAAIFKPREQLMLRANSLKKAIRQIIEHTEKAVDEQNAQTEEVFASLPAEEEDEDDEADKLSLQSSYSNRARPSRRASKTPCEKLICKGSLSIGSSASLPAQTGSRENMPMLNTKILYPSLRAGVSGSFSGSVISRLLVNADPFNYDPENLDLYTEKCVMNNYFGIGLDAKISLDFNNKRDEHPEKCRSRTKNMMWYGVLGTKELLHRTYKNLEQRVLLECDGRPIPLPSLQGIAVLNIPSYAGGTNFWGGTKEDDTFTAPSFDDKILEVVAVFGSMQMAVSRVINLQHHRIAQCRMVKITILGDEGVPVQVDGEAWIQPPGYIRIIHKNRTQTLTRDRAFENTLKSWEDKQRGEIPRLVSQHASQPEVVSEEETAQISLFGQAAGALIHSIREVAQSHPTIEQELAHAVNASSKAMDLVYANSKSSGGLTCNVVMDMVSNVTALHSETELLLSGKMCLQLDPPQRDQLIGALGSVTQQLCTLTDISWLSQLIDPADEEEEGQMSDFSKRSRSAKFRLVPKFKKDKNNKNKETCAALNMPVYTWGVDKVAVWLEMLCLSEYKEIFIRHDVRGPELLQLERRDLKDLGVTKVGHMKRILQGIRDLSRNSTVSEA; from the exons TTGTGCATgttcagctggagttgcgctaACTGCCCCGTGCTGACTGAGACTCATATAAGCATGAAG acGATTTTAAAAGAGGGAAAGTTGATGAAACAGACAAATTTTCAGCGCTGGAGGAGACGTTACTTTAAACTACGGGGAAGAACGCTGTACTACGCTCAGACGTCCAAG TCAATCATTTTTGATGAAGTAGATCTGACGGACGCCAGCGTAGCAGAATCCAGCACCAAGAACGTCAACAACAGCTTCAct GTAATCACTCCGTGTCGTCGGTTGATTTTGTGCGCAGAGAATAGGAAAGAGATGGAGGAATGGATCGCAGCACTGAAGAGTGTTCAGAACAGAGAACACTTTgag TCCACTCAGTTCAGTATGGATCACTTTTCGGGGATGCATAACTGGTACGCCTGCTCACACGCTCGCCCCACGTACTGTAACGTCTGCCGGGAGGCACTGTCAGGGGTCACCTCTCACGGACTGTCCTGTGAAG TGTGTAAATTTAAGGCTCACAAGCGCTGTGCGGTCAGAGCCACGAATAACTGCAAGTGGACGACACTGGCCTCAATCGGCAAAGACATACTGGAGGATGAAGATGGG ATCTCGATGCCTCATCAGTGGTTGGAGGGAAATCTGCCCGTCAGTGCAAAGTGTACGGTGTGCGATAAAACCTGTGGCAGTGTACTGAGACTCCACGACTGGCGATGTTTATGGTGCAAAGCCAtg GTGCATGCTGGGTGTAAAGATCAGCTCTCTCTGAAGTGTCCATTGGGTCAGTGTAAAGTGTCTGTGATTCCACCCACCGCTCTCAACAGCATTGACTCCGACG ggtTCTGGAAGGCGACATGTCCCCCAACCTGCACGAGCCCGTTGTTGGTGTTTGTCAACAGTAAAAGCGGAGATAATCAGGGCGTGAAGTTTTTACGACGATTTAAACAGCTGTTGAACCCTGCACAAGTGTTTGACTTAATGAACGGAGGACCTCACCTGgg tTTACGTCTGTTTCAGAAGTTTGATACGTTTCGTATTCTGGTGTGTGGAGGTGACGGCAGTGTTGGTTGGGTTTTATCAGAGATCGACACTCTGACGCTACACAAACAG TGCCAGTTGGGCGTATTGCCACTGGGAACTGGGAATGACCTGGCGAGAGTTTTGGGGTGGGGTTCGGCGTGTGACGACGACACCCAGTTACCCCAGATACTGGAGAAACTTGAGAGAGCCAGTACAAAGATGCTGGACAG ATGGAGTATTATGGTATACGAGACCAAGTTTCCACGGCAACACTCCAGCTCCACGGTAACAGAAGACTGTAGTGAGGACTCTGAG GTGCAGCACATTCTGACCTATGAGGACTCTGTTGCAGCTCATCTCTCCAAAATACTGACATCCGATCAGCACTCTGTGGTCATTTCCTCTGCAAA AGTCCTGTGTGAGACGGTAAAGGATTTCGTTGCGAGAGTCGGCCGTGCGTATGAAAAGAACACAGAAAGCTCAGAGGAATCAGATGCCATGGCTAAAAAG TGTGGTGTATTAAAAGAGAAGTTGGACTCGTTACTGAAAACGTTAAACGAGGAAGCCCAGGCCACCAGTGTGATGCCCGCGCCTCCTCCCACCATCGCTGAGGAGCAGGACGAAGGGGAGGGAGAGGTGCTGGCTCCGCCCACAGCCCCACCCACAGTAATTCCCTGCTCACCCCGCCCAACCGCTGCCATCTTCAAACCGCGAGAACAGCTGATGCTCCGCGCGAACAGCCTGAAGAAAGCCATCAGACAAATTATAGAGCACACGGAGAAAG cgGTGGACGAACAGAACGCTCAAACGGAGGAGGTTTTTGCTTCTCTGCCAGCTGAGGAGGAAGACGAGGACGATGAAGCTGATAAATTATCTCTACAATCTTCATACAGCAACAGAGCACGACCAAGTAGAAGAG CCTCCAAGACTCCGTGTGAGAAGCTCATCTGTAAAGGGAGTCTGTCGATAGGCAGCTCCGCCTCACTTCCTGCCCAGACGGGAAGTAGGGAGAATATGCCCATGCTGAACACCAAGATCCTCTACCCAA gtctCAGGGCAGGTGTGTCGGGCTCTTTCAGTGGTTCAGTCATCAGCAGGCTGTTGGTCAACGCGGACCCGTTCAACTATGACCCAGAGAACCT GGATCTGTACACAGAGAAATGTgtcatgaataattattttggaaTCGGTCTGGATGCCAAAATCTCTCTGGACTTCAACAACAAACGTGACGAGCATCCAGAGAAGTGCAG GAGTCGCACTAAAAACATGATGTGGTATGGAGTTCTGGGTACCAAAGAACTTCTTCACAGAACATACAAGAACCTTGAACAAAGAGTTCTACTGGAG tgtgacgGGAGGCCCATCCCTCTTCCGAGTCTCCAAGGTATCGCCGTGTTGAATATTCCCAGTTACGCAGGAGGAACTAACTTCTGGGGCGGAACTAAAGAGGATGAT ACGTTTACGGCGCCGTCGTTTGATGATAAGATTCTAGAGGTGGTGGCTGTATTCGGCAGCATGCAGATGGCCGTTTCTAGAGTTATTAATCTTCAACATCATCGTATCGCACAG TGTCGAATGGTGAAGATCACTATTCTAGGTGATGAAGGTGTACCTGTACAGGTGGATGGAGAGGCCTGGATTCAGCCGCCAGGATACATCCGAATAATCCACAAGAACCGCACACAAACCCTCACCAGAGACAGG GCGTTCGAGAACACACTGAAGTCGTGGGAGGACAAACAGAGAGGAGAGATTCCACGGCTCGTATCTCAGCATGCTTCACAGCCGGAGGTCGTTTCTGAAGAGGAAACGGCTCAGATCAGTCTGTTTGGACAGGCGGCTGGTGCTCTGAtacacag tatcaGGGAAGTGGCACAGTCTCATCCCACTATCGAGCAGGAATTAGCTCACGCGGTAAACGCCAGTTCTAAAGCCATGGACCTGGTGTACGCAAACTCTAAAAGCAGCGGG ggTTTGACATGTAATGTGGTGATGGACATGGTCAGTAATGTAACAGCTCTTCACAGTGAAACTGAACTGTTGCTCTCTGGAAAGATGTGTCTG caGTTGGATCCTCCTCAGCGGGATCAGCTGATTGGTGCGTTGGGATCTGTCACTCAACAGTTATGTACGCTGACAGATATCAGCTGGCTCAGTCAACTCATTGACCCGGCtgacgaggaggaggag gGTCAGATGTCTGATTTCTCCAAGAGGAGTCGCAGTGCTAAATTCCGTCTCGTACCCAAATtcaaaaaagataaaaacaacaaaaataaggaGACGTGTGCCGCCCTCAACATGCCTG TGTATACGTGGGGGGTTGATAAGGTGGCCGTGTGGTTGGAGATGCTGTGTCTCTCAGAGTACAAAGAGATCTTCATCAGACACGATGTCAGAGGACCAGAGCTGCTTCAGCTGGAGAGGAGAGACCTGAAG gactTGGGCGTGACTAAAGTCGGCCACATGAAGCGGATTCTGCAGGGAATCAGAGATTTGAGTCGAAACAGCACAGTCAGCGAAGCCTAG
- the LOC127422580 gene encoding diacylglycerol kinase delta-like isoform X2, translated as MAAAVGAAAAEAESSDSEPEQEHGSPQKLIRKVSTSGQIRSKTILKEGKLMKQTNFQRWRRRYFKLRGRTLYYAQTSKSIIFDEVDLTDASVAESSTKNVNNSFTVITPCRRLILCAENRKEMEEWIAALKSVQNREHFESTQFSMDHFSGMHNWYACSHARPTYCNVCREALSGVTSHGLSCEVCKFKAHKRCAVRATNNCKWTTLASIGKDILEDEDGISMPHQWLEGNLPVSAKCTVCDKTCGSVLRLHDWRCLWCKAMVHAGCKDQLSLKCPLGQCKVSVIPPTALNSIDSDGFWKATCPPTCTSPLLVFVNSKSGDNQGVKFLRRFKQLLNPAQVFDLMNGGPHLGLRLFQKFDTFRILVCGGDGSVGWVLSEIDTLTLHKQCQLGVLPLGTGNDLARVLGWGSACDDDTQLPQILEKLERASTKMLDRWSIMVYETKFPRQHSSSTVTEDCSEDSEVQHILTYEDSVAAHLSKILTSDQHSVVISSAKVLCETVKDFVARVGRAYEKNTESSEESDAMAKKCGVLKEKLDSLLKTLNEEAQATSVMPAPPPTIAEEQDEGEGEVLAPPTAPPTVIPCSPRPTAAIFKPREQLMLRANSLKKAIRQIIEHTEKAVDEQNAQTEEVFASLPAEEEDEDDEADKLSLQSSYSNRARPSRRASKTPCEKLICKGSLSIGSSASLPAQTGSRENMPMLNTKILYPSLRAGVSGSFSGSVISRLLVNADPFNYDPENLDLYTEKCVMNNYFGIGLDAKISLDFNNKRDEHPEKCRSRTKNMMWYGVLGTKELLHRTYKNLEQRVLLECDGRPIPLPSLQGIAVLNIPSYAGGTNFWGGTKEDDTFTAPSFDDKILEVVAVFGSMQMAVSRVINLQHHRIAQCRMVKITILGDEGVPVQVDGEAWIQPPGYIRIIHKNRTQTLTRDRAFENTLKSWEDKQRGEIPRLVSQHASQPEVVSEEETAQISLFGQAAGALIHSIREVAQSHPTIEQELAHAVNASSKAMDLVYANSKSSGGLTCNVVMDMVSNVTALHSETELLLSGKMCLQLDPPQRDQLIGALGSVTQQLCTLTDISWLSQLIDPADEEEEGQMSDFSKRSRSAKFRLVPKFKKDKNNKNKETCAALNMPVYTWGVDKVAVWLEMLCLSEYKEIFIRHDVRGPELLQLERRDLKDLGVTKVGHMKRILQGIRDLSRNSTVSEA; from the exons acGATTTTAAAAGAGGGAAAGTTGATGAAACAGACAAATTTTCAGCGCTGGAGGAGACGTTACTTTAAACTACGGGGAAGAACGCTGTACTACGCTCAGACGTCCAAG TCAATCATTTTTGATGAAGTAGATCTGACGGACGCCAGCGTAGCAGAATCCAGCACCAAGAACGTCAACAACAGCTTCAct GTAATCACTCCGTGTCGTCGGTTGATTTTGTGCGCAGAGAATAGGAAAGAGATGGAGGAATGGATCGCAGCACTGAAGAGTGTTCAGAACAGAGAACACTTTgag TCCACTCAGTTCAGTATGGATCACTTTTCGGGGATGCATAACTGGTACGCCTGCTCACACGCTCGCCCCACGTACTGTAACGTCTGCCGGGAGGCACTGTCAGGGGTCACCTCTCACGGACTGTCCTGTGAAG TGTGTAAATTTAAGGCTCACAAGCGCTGTGCGGTCAGAGCCACGAATAACTGCAAGTGGACGACACTGGCCTCAATCGGCAAAGACATACTGGAGGATGAAGATGGG ATCTCGATGCCTCATCAGTGGTTGGAGGGAAATCTGCCCGTCAGTGCAAAGTGTACGGTGTGCGATAAAACCTGTGGCAGTGTACTGAGACTCCACGACTGGCGATGTTTATGGTGCAAAGCCAtg GTGCATGCTGGGTGTAAAGATCAGCTCTCTCTGAAGTGTCCATTGGGTCAGTGTAAAGTGTCTGTGATTCCACCCACCGCTCTCAACAGCATTGACTCCGACG ggtTCTGGAAGGCGACATGTCCCCCAACCTGCACGAGCCCGTTGTTGGTGTTTGTCAACAGTAAAAGCGGAGATAATCAGGGCGTGAAGTTTTTACGACGATTTAAACAGCTGTTGAACCCTGCACAAGTGTTTGACTTAATGAACGGAGGACCTCACCTGgg tTTACGTCTGTTTCAGAAGTTTGATACGTTTCGTATTCTGGTGTGTGGAGGTGACGGCAGTGTTGGTTGGGTTTTATCAGAGATCGACACTCTGACGCTACACAAACAG TGCCAGTTGGGCGTATTGCCACTGGGAACTGGGAATGACCTGGCGAGAGTTTTGGGGTGGGGTTCGGCGTGTGACGACGACACCCAGTTACCCCAGATACTGGAGAAACTTGAGAGAGCCAGTACAAAGATGCTGGACAG ATGGAGTATTATGGTATACGAGACCAAGTTTCCACGGCAACACTCCAGCTCCACGGTAACAGAAGACTGTAGTGAGGACTCTGAG GTGCAGCACATTCTGACCTATGAGGACTCTGTTGCAGCTCATCTCTCCAAAATACTGACATCCGATCAGCACTCTGTGGTCATTTCCTCTGCAAA AGTCCTGTGTGAGACGGTAAAGGATTTCGTTGCGAGAGTCGGCCGTGCGTATGAAAAGAACACAGAAAGCTCAGAGGAATCAGATGCCATGGCTAAAAAG TGTGGTGTATTAAAAGAGAAGTTGGACTCGTTACTGAAAACGTTAAACGAGGAAGCCCAGGCCACCAGTGTGATGCCCGCGCCTCCTCCCACCATCGCTGAGGAGCAGGACGAAGGGGAGGGAGAGGTGCTGGCTCCGCCCACAGCCCCACCCACAGTAATTCCCTGCTCACCCCGCCCAACCGCTGCCATCTTCAAACCGCGAGAACAGCTGATGCTCCGCGCGAACAGCCTGAAGAAAGCCATCAGACAAATTATAGAGCACACGGAGAAAG cgGTGGACGAACAGAACGCTCAAACGGAGGAGGTTTTTGCTTCTCTGCCAGCTGAGGAGGAAGACGAGGACGATGAAGCTGATAAATTATCTCTACAATCTTCATACAGCAACAGAGCACGACCAAGTAGAAGAG CCTCCAAGACTCCGTGTGAGAAGCTCATCTGTAAAGGGAGTCTGTCGATAGGCAGCTCCGCCTCACTTCCTGCCCAGACGGGAAGTAGGGAGAATATGCCCATGCTGAACACCAAGATCCTCTACCCAA gtctCAGGGCAGGTGTGTCGGGCTCTTTCAGTGGTTCAGTCATCAGCAGGCTGTTGGTCAACGCGGACCCGTTCAACTATGACCCAGAGAACCT GGATCTGTACACAGAGAAATGTgtcatgaataattattttggaaTCGGTCTGGATGCCAAAATCTCTCTGGACTTCAACAACAAACGTGACGAGCATCCAGAGAAGTGCAG GAGTCGCACTAAAAACATGATGTGGTATGGAGTTCTGGGTACCAAAGAACTTCTTCACAGAACATACAAGAACCTTGAACAAAGAGTTCTACTGGAG tgtgacgGGAGGCCCATCCCTCTTCCGAGTCTCCAAGGTATCGCCGTGTTGAATATTCCCAGTTACGCAGGAGGAACTAACTTCTGGGGCGGAACTAAAGAGGATGAT ACGTTTACGGCGCCGTCGTTTGATGATAAGATTCTAGAGGTGGTGGCTGTATTCGGCAGCATGCAGATGGCCGTTTCTAGAGTTATTAATCTTCAACATCATCGTATCGCACAG TGTCGAATGGTGAAGATCACTATTCTAGGTGATGAAGGTGTACCTGTACAGGTGGATGGAGAGGCCTGGATTCAGCCGCCAGGATACATCCGAATAATCCACAAGAACCGCACACAAACCCTCACCAGAGACAGG GCGTTCGAGAACACACTGAAGTCGTGGGAGGACAAACAGAGAGGAGAGATTCCACGGCTCGTATCTCAGCATGCTTCACAGCCGGAGGTCGTTTCTGAAGAGGAAACGGCTCAGATCAGTCTGTTTGGACAGGCGGCTGGTGCTCTGAtacacag tatcaGGGAAGTGGCACAGTCTCATCCCACTATCGAGCAGGAATTAGCTCACGCGGTAAACGCCAGTTCTAAAGCCATGGACCTGGTGTACGCAAACTCTAAAAGCAGCGGG ggTTTGACATGTAATGTGGTGATGGACATGGTCAGTAATGTAACAGCTCTTCACAGTGAAACTGAACTGTTGCTCTCTGGAAAGATGTGTCTG caGTTGGATCCTCCTCAGCGGGATCAGCTGATTGGTGCGTTGGGATCTGTCACTCAACAGTTATGTACGCTGACAGATATCAGCTGGCTCAGTCAACTCATTGACCCGGCtgacgaggaggaggag gGTCAGATGTCTGATTTCTCCAAGAGGAGTCGCAGTGCTAAATTCCGTCTCGTACCCAAATtcaaaaaagataaaaacaacaaaaataaggaGACGTGTGCCGCCCTCAACATGCCTG TGTATACGTGGGGGGTTGATAAGGTGGCCGTGTGGTTGGAGATGCTGTGTCTCTCAGAGTACAAAGAGATCTTCATCAGACACGATGTCAGAGGACCAGAGCTGCTTCAGCTGGAGAGGAGAGACCTGAAG gactTGGGCGTGACTAAAGTCGGCCACATGAAGCGGATTCTGCAGGGAATCAGAGATTTGAGTCGAAACAGCACAGTCAGCGAAGCCTAG
- the LOC127422580 gene encoding diacylglycerol kinase delta-like isoform X3 gives MKQTNFQRWRRRYFKLRGRTLYYAQTSKSIIFDEVDLTDASVAESSTKNVNNSFTVITPCRRLILCAENRKEMEEWIAALKSVQNREHFESTQFSMDHFSGMHNWYACSHARPTYCNVCREALSGVTSHGLSCEVCKFKAHKRCAVRATNNCKWTTLASIGKDILEDEDGISMPHQWLEGNLPVSAKCTVCDKTCGSVLRLHDWRCLWCKAMVHAGCKDQLSLKCPLGQCKVSVIPPTALNSIDSDGFWKATCPPTCTSPLLVFVNSKSGDNQGVKFLRRFKQLLNPAQVFDLMNGGPHLGLRLFQKFDTFRILVCGGDGSVGWVLSEIDTLTLHKQCQLGVLPLGTGNDLARVLGWGSACDDDTQLPQILEKLERASTKMLDRWSIMVYETKFPRQHSSSTVTEDCSEDSEVQHILTYEDSVAAHLSKILTSDQHSVVISSAKVLCETVKDFVARVGRAYEKNTESSEESDAMAKKCGVLKEKLDSLLKTLNEEAQATSVMPAPPPTIAEEQDEGEGEVLAPPTAPPTVIPCSPRPTAAIFKPREQLMLRANSLKKAIRQIIEHTEKAVDEQNAQTEEVFASLPAEEEDEDDEADKLSLQSSYSNRARPSRRASKTPCEKLICKGSLSIGSSASLPAQTGSRENMPMLNTKILYPSLRAGVSGSFSGSVISRLLVNADPFNYDPENLDLYTEKCVMNNYFGIGLDAKISLDFNNKRDEHPEKCRSRTKNMMWYGVLGTKELLHRTYKNLEQRVLLECDGRPIPLPSLQGIAVLNIPSYAGGTNFWGGTKEDDTFTAPSFDDKILEVVAVFGSMQMAVSRVINLQHHRIAQCRMVKITILGDEGVPVQVDGEAWIQPPGYIRIIHKNRTQTLTRDRAFENTLKSWEDKQRGEIPRLVSQHASQPEVVSEEETAQISLFGQAAGALIHSIREVAQSHPTIEQELAHAVNASSKAMDLVYANSKSSGGLTCNVVMDMVSNVTALHSETELLLSGKMCLQLDPPQRDQLIGALGSVTQQLCTLTDISWLSQLIDPADEEEEGQMSDFSKRSRSAKFRLVPKFKKDKNNKNKETCAALNMPVYTWGVDKVAVWLEMLCLSEYKEIFIRHDVRGPELLQLERRDLKDLGVTKVGHMKRILQGIRDLSRNSTVSEA, from the exons ATGAAACAGACAAATTTTCAGCGCTGGAGGAGACGTTACTTTAAACTACGGGGAAGAACGCTGTACTACGCTCAGACGTCCAAG TCAATCATTTTTGATGAAGTAGATCTGACGGACGCCAGCGTAGCAGAATCCAGCACCAAGAACGTCAACAACAGCTTCAct GTAATCACTCCGTGTCGTCGGTTGATTTTGTGCGCAGAGAATAGGAAAGAGATGGAGGAATGGATCGCAGCACTGAAGAGTGTTCAGAACAGAGAACACTTTgag TCCACTCAGTTCAGTATGGATCACTTTTCGGGGATGCATAACTGGTACGCCTGCTCACACGCTCGCCCCACGTACTGTAACGTCTGCCGGGAGGCACTGTCAGGGGTCACCTCTCACGGACTGTCCTGTGAAG TGTGTAAATTTAAGGCTCACAAGCGCTGTGCGGTCAGAGCCACGAATAACTGCAAGTGGACGACACTGGCCTCAATCGGCAAAGACATACTGGAGGATGAAGATGGG ATCTCGATGCCTCATCAGTGGTTGGAGGGAAATCTGCCCGTCAGTGCAAAGTGTACGGTGTGCGATAAAACCTGTGGCAGTGTACTGAGACTCCACGACTGGCGATGTTTATGGTGCAAAGCCAtg GTGCATGCTGGGTGTAAAGATCAGCTCTCTCTGAAGTGTCCATTGGGTCAGTGTAAAGTGTCTGTGATTCCACCCACCGCTCTCAACAGCATTGACTCCGACG ggtTCTGGAAGGCGACATGTCCCCCAACCTGCACGAGCCCGTTGTTGGTGTTTGTCAACAGTAAAAGCGGAGATAATCAGGGCGTGAAGTTTTTACGACGATTTAAACAGCTGTTGAACCCTGCACAAGTGTTTGACTTAATGAACGGAGGACCTCACCTGgg tTTACGTCTGTTTCAGAAGTTTGATACGTTTCGTATTCTGGTGTGTGGAGGTGACGGCAGTGTTGGTTGGGTTTTATCAGAGATCGACACTCTGACGCTACACAAACAG TGCCAGTTGGGCGTATTGCCACTGGGAACTGGGAATGACCTGGCGAGAGTTTTGGGGTGGGGTTCGGCGTGTGACGACGACACCCAGTTACCCCAGATACTGGAGAAACTTGAGAGAGCCAGTACAAAGATGCTGGACAG ATGGAGTATTATGGTATACGAGACCAAGTTTCCACGGCAACACTCCAGCTCCACGGTAACAGAAGACTGTAGTGAGGACTCTGAG GTGCAGCACATTCTGACCTATGAGGACTCTGTTGCAGCTCATCTCTCCAAAATACTGACATCCGATCAGCACTCTGTGGTCATTTCCTCTGCAAA AGTCCTGTGTGAGACGGTAAAGGATTTCGTTGCGAGAGTCGGCCGTGCGTATGAAAAGAACACAGAAAGCTCAGAGGAATCAGATGCCATGGCTAAAAAG TGTGGTGTATTAAAAGAGAAGTTGGACTCGTTACTGAAAACGTTAAACGAGGAAGCCCAGGCCACCAGTGTGATGCCCGCGCCTCCTCCCACCATCGCTGAGGAGCAGGACGAAGGGGAGGGAGAGGTGCTGGCTCCGCCCACAGCCCCACCCACAGTAATTCCCTGCTCACCCCGCCCAACCGCTGCCATCTTCAAACCGCGAGAACAGCTGATGCTCCGCGCGAACAGCCTGAAGAAAGCCATCAGACAAATTATAGAGCACACGGAGAAAG cgGTGGACGAACAGAACGCTCAAACGGAGGAGGTTTTTGCTTCTCTGCCAGCTGAGGAGGAAGACGAGGACGATGAAGCTGATAAATTATCTCTACAATCTTCATACAGCAACAGAGCACGACCAAGTAGAAGAG CCTCCAAGACTCCGTGTGAGAAGCTCATCTGTAAAGGGAGTCTGTCGATAGGCAGCTCCGCCTCACTTCCTGCCCAGACGGGAAGTAGGGAGAATATGCCCATGCTGAACACCAAGATCCTCTACCCAA gtctCAGGGCAGGTGTGTCGGGCTCTTTCAGTGGTTCAGTCATCAGCAGGCTGTTGGTCAACGCGGACCCGTTCAACTATGACCCAGAGAACCT GGATCTGTACACAGAGAAATGTgtcatgaataattattttggaaTCGGTCTGGATGCCAAAATCTCTCTGGACTTCAACAACAAACGTGACGAGCATCCAGAGAAGTGCAG GAGTCGCACTAAAAACATGATGTGGTATGGAGTTCTGGGTACCAAAGAACTTCTTCACAGAACATACAAGAACCTTGAACAAAGAGTTCTACTGGAG tgtgacgGGAGGCCCATCCCTCTTCCGAGTCTCCAAGGTATCGCCGTGTTGAATATTCCCAGTTACGCAGGAGGAACTAACTTCTGGGGCGGAACTAAAGAGGATGAT ACGTTTACGGCGCCGTCGTTTGATGATAAGATTCTAGAGGTGGTGGCTGTATTCGGCAGCATGCAGATGGCCGTTTCTAGAGTTATTAATCTTCAACATCATCGTATCGCACAG TGTCGAATGGTGAAGATCACTATTCTAGGTGATGAAGGTGTACCTGTACAGGTGGATGGAGAGGCCTGGATTCAGCCGCCAGGATACATCCGAATAATCCACAAGAACCGCACACAAACCCTCACCAGAGACAGG GCGTTCGAGAACACACTGAAGTCGTGGGAGGACAAACAGAGAGGAGAGATTCCACGGCTCGTATCTCAGCATGCTTCACAGCCGGAGGTCGTTTCTGAAGAGGAAACGGCTCAGATCAGTCTGTTTGGACAGGCGGCTGGTGCTCTGAtacacag tatcaGGGAAGTGGCACAGTCTCATCCCACTATCGAGCAGGAATTAGCTCACGCGGTAAACGCCAGTTCTAAAGCCATGGACCTGGTGTACGCAAACTCTAAAAGCAGCGGG ggTTTGACATGTAATGTGGTGATGGACATGGTCAGTAATGTAACAGCTCTTCACAGTGAAACTGAACTGTTGCTCTCTGGAAAGATGTGTCTG caGTTGGATCCTCCTCAGCGGGATCAGCTGATTGGTGCGTTGGGATCTGTCACTCAACAGTTATGTACGCTGACAGATATCAGCTGGCTCAGTCAACTCATTGACCCGGCtgacgaggaggaggag gGTCAGATGTCTGATTTCTCCAAGAGGAGTCGCAGTGCTAAATTCCGTCTCGTACCCAAATtcaaaaaagataaaaacaacaaaaataaggaGACGTGTGCCGCCCTCAACATGCCTG TGTATACGTGGGGGGTTGATAAGGTGGCCGTGTGGTTGGAGATGCTGTGTCTCTCAGAGTACAAAGAGATCTTCATCAGACACGATGTCAGAGGACCAGAGCTGCTTCAGCTGGAGAGGAGAGACCTGAAG gactTGGGCGTGACTAAAGTCGGCCACATGAAGCGGATTCTGCAGGGAATCAGAGATTTGAGTCGAAACAGCACAGTCAGCGAAGCCTAG